One genomic region from Metallosphaera tengchongensis encodes:
- a CDS encoding CBS domain-containing protein — translation MQNLSSTQREILLALIELYNREKKMIKSKEVADMISKDEGTVRNIILSLKVLGLVDSKPGPNGGYLPTLKAYEFVKNPTILPLLDKLSLYRGNIETDVKVENIELLDITNPSGNRVILKISGDPKKIRPGDSVRLGPTPYSRLVIEGVVLNTEEERREIIIDVKRMISIPKERVKNIISKRLISLKTIMTVREAARTLYKEGIRGAPVLDDAGNVAGIITTADLMRAFYEGNFDAKVTEYMKKEVITIREDDDIMEAVKKMVTYNVGRLLVMDPVNRVSGMVTRTDILKSIAGLEGLWST, via the coding sequence ATGCAGAATTTATCATCTACACAAAGAGAGATCCTCCTAGCTCTCATAGAACTTTACAACAGAGAGAAGAAAATGATAAAGAGTAAAGAAGTAGCCGACATGATAAGTAAGGATGAAGGAACGGTAAGGAACATTATACTGAGCCTCAAGGTCTTAGGCTTAGTGGATTCAAAACCAGGACCTAATGGCGGATATCTACCGACATTGAAGGCTTACGAGTTCGTCAAGAATCCTACAATTCTCCCTTTACTTGATAAGTTGAGCCTTTATAGGGGAAACATAGAGACTGACGTGAAAGTTGAAAATATTGAACTTCTGGATATAACTAATCCCTCAGGTAATAGAGTAATCCTAAAAATTTCTGGTGATCCAAAGAAAATAAGGCCTGGAGACTCCGTAAGGCTAGGTCCGACTCCTTACAGCAGATTGGTAATAGAAGGCGTTGTTTTGAACACTGAGGAAGAAAGGCGGGAAATTATCATAGACGTCAAGAGGATGATAAGCATACCCAAGGAACGCGTTAAGAATATAATTAGTAAGAGACTTATATCGCTCAAAACTATCATGACAGTTAGGGAAGCTGCTAGAACTCTATATAAGGAGGGTATTAGGGGTGCACCGGTTCTGGATGATGCAGGAAATGTTGCTGGAATAATTACTACGGCTGATCTAATGAGGGCCTTTTATGAGGGCAACTTTGACGCTAAAGTAACTGAATATATGAAGAAGGAAGTGATCACTATAAGGGAGGACGACGATATAATGGAGGCAGTAAAGAAAATGGTTACCTATAACGTGGGAAGACTTTTAGTAATGGATCCAGTGAATAGGGTTAGCGGTATGGTAACCAGAACTGACATCCTGAAGTCGATAGCAGGTTTAGAGGGACTCTGGTCCACTTGA
- a CDS encoding methyltransferase domain-containing protein, with protein sequence MFPLLDDRIFESHEIPGPTKQEIRAIVLSKMRIFPGCKILEIGTGTGSLTAEIERLGCYVVSIDIEDYIERAPGRRITSYSDYIQASSEYFNCRQSQFNSVFIGGTKHLEQSVRLSRDLLTIEGRLVVNAFTIESIGNIGHVIQKYFGSYNVLQVQISVGERRGDSTLMIARNPIFIFYTTKT encoded by the coding sequence ATGTTCCCTCTCCTAGATGATAGGATCTTCGAAAGCCATGAGATTCCTGGACCAACCAAACAGGAAATTAGAGCCATCGTGTTGTCCAAGATGAGGATATTCCCTGGATGTAAAATTTTAGAGATCGGAACTGGGACGGGCTCCCTGACTGCAGAGATTGAGAGATTAGGTTGCTACGTTGTAAGTATCGATATAGAGGATTACATAGAACGAGCACCAGGCAGAAGAATCACATCTTACTCTGATTACATTCAGGCTTCATCCGAGTATTTTAATTGTAGGCAATCTCAGTTCAACTCTGTATTCATTGGAGGAACCAAGCATCTAGAGCAAAGTGTAAGACTTTCTAGAGATCTACTAACTATAGAAGGGCGCCTTGTAGTAAACGCATTTACTATTGAAAGCATAGGAAATATAGGGCATGTCATCCAAAAATATTTCGGAAGTTACAACGTGTTGCAAGTTCAAATTTCCGTCGGAGAGAGAAGAGGAGATAGCACCCTTATGATAGCGAGGAATCCAATTTTCATTTTCTATACGACAAAGACTTAA
- the upsA gene encoding pilin subunit UpsA — protein sequence MRYYLRKMRSKKAVSSILGTILIISITLALGGLLYGYSKGLFGNLSTNEDLTTNFQLQVTPAGSYLLYSLKDDGNVALHLEYIVLNGSNLPKPYKININETLQPGQQIQNVTWIPGTLVSGNYYTVIVYAILQNGQIYDTISSVLAAS from the coding sequence TTGAGATATTATTTGAGGAAAATGAGGTCAAAAAAGGCGGTTTCATCCATACTGGGAACAATTCTTATTATTTCAATAACGCTAGCTCTGGGGGGATTACTGTACGGTTACAGCAAGGGTCTCTTCGGTAACCTAAGCACCAATGAAGACTTAACAACTAATTTCCAGTTACAGGTGACTCCAGCTGGAAGTTACTTGCTATACTCTTTGAAAGATGATGGTAATGTAGCGCTTCACCTGGAATATATTGTTTTAAATGGTTCAAATCTTCCCAAACCTTACAAGATCAATATAAATGAGACTCTCCAGCCAGGCCAGCAGATTCAGAACGTTACGTGGATTCCAGGAACTTTAGTCTCAGGTAACTACTACACAGTGATTGTTTACGCTATTTTACAAAACGGGCAAATCTATGATACCATCTCTTCAGTTTTGGCGGCGAGTTAA
- a CDS encoding type II/IV secretion system ATPase subunit yields MRTVVEEYYILGNKVSIIDDDGRGLYIIEEPKVLDEERDIINRVLDEVFLSSNAAGDIENKFHEIIKKRNINQDTAEKIENILKKRLFFEQITIPLLDPDVEEIECTGPNFPLTVIHRKHSKYLRLYTNIILGKEEDIIKIIEKLAIKSNKSVNIARPYMEFSLPEGHRVAATISNEISSPGSTFDIRKFPLSPISLVKLIMSGSISVEAASYLWFLLDYRPFFLVVGSTGSGKTTFLNALLNFTNPDSKILSIEDTPELNLAGKNWIRFFTRSTGTNSYDVTLNDLSRLALRYRPDYLIIGEVRGKEIETLIHASASGHASLSTFHGGRPSDVVTRIISLLPKEQALMFLNNIWGFIMVGRRVDDSGRVVKAVSSIYETVRVDNRTKFKKVIWWSNRQKRYEPVDISFIIKNSIKIRYLSQLYEIDIKDIINNLELRVNFLKNLLLNNIVDNQSIQKFIGDFYRKGDIHVQTSI; encoded by the coding sequence ATGAGAACTGTTGTAGAAGAGTACTATATACTGGGAAACAAGGTATCTATTATAGACGATGATGGAAGAGGGTTATACATAATTGAAGAGCCTAAAGTCCTAGATGAGGAAAGAGATATTATTAACAGAGTTCTAGATGAGGTATTCCTATCTTCTAATGCTGCAGGAGATATAGAAAACAAATTTCACGAAATTATTAAGAAACGAAATATTAATCAAGATACAGCTGAAAAGATTGAAAATATTTTAAAAAAGAGACTATTTTTTGAACAAATTACTATCCCCCTCCTCGATCCTGACGTCGAAGAAATAGAGTGCACTGGACCGAACTTTCCGCTTACTGTTATTCATCGGAAACACTCAAAATATCTAAGGCTTTATACAAACATTATATTAGGAAAAGAAGAGGACATCATTAAAATTATTGAGAAATTAGCTATAAAAAGTAATAAATCTGTAAACATTGCGAGACCTTACATGGAGTTCTCCCTCCCTGAAGGTCACAGGGTTGCGGCAACCATATCCAACGAAATCTCGAGCCCCGGTTCAACCTTCGACATAAGGAAGTTCCCCTTATCTCCCATATCCCTAGTAAAATTAATCATGTCAGGATCCATAAGTGTTGAAGCAGCCTCATATCTATGGTTCTTGTTGGATTATAGACCTTTCTTTCTTGTAGTGGGCTCCACTGGGTCTGGCAAGACCACGTTCTTAAACGCATTACTAAATTTTACCAACCCAGATTCAAAGATCTTAAGTATAGAGGACACTCCAGAATTAAACTTGGCTGGGAAAAATTGGATAAGGTTTTTCACGAGATCTACAGGGACTAATTCATACGACGTCACTCTAAATGATTTATCCAGGTTGGCTCTAAGATATAGACCAGACTACTTAATAATCGGAGAAGTTAGAGGCAAGGAAATTGAAACTTTAATTCACGCCTCTGCTTCAGGCCATGCGTCTTTGAGTACTTTCCATGGTGGGAGGCCCTCAGACGTTGTGACCAGAATTATAAGCCTTTTACCTAAGGAGCAAGCCCTAATGTTCTTAAATAACATCTGGGGTTTTATCATGGTCGGAAGAAGAGTCGACGATAGTGGAAGGGTAGTGAAGGCTGTGAGTTCAATATATGAGACTGTAAGAGTGGATAATAGAACGAAATTCAAAAAAGTCATATGGTGGTCTAATAGGCAGAAAAGATATGAACCTGTTGATATATCCTTTATCATTAAGAATTCTATAAAAATAAGATATTTATCGCAACTTTATGAAATAGATATCAAAGATATAATAAATAATTTAGAATTAAGAGTCAATTTTTTAAAAAATCTATTACTAAATAATATCGTAGATAATCAGTCTATACAAAAGTTTATTGGAGATTTTTATAGGAAAGGTGATATTCATGTACAAACGAGTATCTAG
- the upsB gene encoding pilin subunit UpsB has translation MRSWYVKGISEIFSALLVTLIVLSLTGPLLYYVYSTETQQRGTVSYEVNSYLALTEIDIKVIKINNNSFYIFLYNYGQQKDNIQEIIIGNKTFSVDRPLYPGNIVRLSNFVGNITVNSTIILKVNNLYYLG, from the coding sequence ATGAGGAGTTGGTATGTAAAAGGCATTTCAGAAATTTTTTCTGCACTCCTAGTTACCCTAATCGTTCTCTCTCTCACGGGTCCCCTATTATACTACGTTTATAGCACAGAGACTCAGCAAAGGGGGACAGTAAGTTACGAAGTAAACTCATATTTAGCTTTAACAGAAATAGATATAAAGGTGATTAAAATAAATAATAATTCTTTCTATATTTTTCTTTATAATTATGGACAACAGAAAGATAATATCCAAGAAATTATAATAGGAAATAAAACCTTTAGTGTCGACAGACCATTATATCCAGGAAATATCGTAAGGCTATCGAATTTCGTTGGAAATATAACAGTTAATAGTACAATAATATTAAAGGTAAACAATCTATACTACCTTGGTTAG
- a CDS encoding endonuclease III domain-containing protein, with translation MESCDPSDIISKLDQAYKVVPEDFLSLEVWLKTSDPFKVLIATILTQNTSDKGAKRAYEKLENTIGVTPLKLSSASLESIKECLKEIGLYNSKSKTIKAISSFIQEKYRGNIEEILNLGVEEARKSLTSVPGIGKKTADVVLLTCKNYEVFPVDTHIFRISERLGIVGNYDKVSKFWLKVSNKKNMLSHLLLITHGRKTCKANKPLCNICVINGCCKYYARLHGSVGSTSS, from the coding sequence ATGGAATCTTGTGATCCTTCAGATATAATATCGAAGTTAGATCAAGCTTACAAGGTAGTCCCTGAGGACTTTCTGTCTCTAGAGGTGTGGCTGAAGACATCTGATCCCTTCAAGGTTCTAATTGCTACTATCCTGACCCAGAACACTTCTGACAAGGGAGCTAAGAGGGCCTATGAAAAATTGGAAAATACCATAGGAGTTACACCTCTTAAACTGTCCAGCGCCTCCTTAGAGTCTATTAAAGAATGCTTGAAGGAAATAGGGCTTTATAACAGCAAGTCCAAAACCATAAAGGCAATATCTTCCTTTATCCAAGAAAAATACCGTGGAAATATAGAAGAGATCTTGAACCTAGGTGTGGAAGAAGCTCGTAAATCTTTGACCTCTGTACCCGGAATAGGGAAAAAAACTGCTGACGTTGTTTTATTGACCTGTAAGAACTATGAGGTTTTCCCTGTAGACACCCATATCTTCAGGATCTCCGAAAGACTTGGTATTGTAGGTAATTACGACAAGGTGAGTAAGTTCTGGCTAAAAGTCTCAAACAAGAAAAACATGCTGAGCCATCTTCTCCTTATTACTCACGGGAGGAAAACATGTAAAGCCAATAAGCCGCTTTGTAACATATGTGTCATTAATGGATGCTGCAAATATTACGCTAGATTACATGGATCCGTCGGATCTACTTCCTCATGA
- a CDS encoding glycosyltransferase — translation MISFIAALFQIAILLVPSAVLMYQYVLFKQGVRRKDSLFPIYDSQLPTLSVLVPTRGEKVEVIQGLLNNLSSVQWDKDRLEVVIVSDDSPEQFLYITKNLQIPPNLNVKIVRRERNVGYKSGALAHAFSISKGELVITLDVDARLDKDSLVKAYNHMRAFGCDAVTMNWVGYTNNKHSTLAKGLAISTSIADKSLLRGRDAIGLKIFPVGCGTMFSRRAIEEVGPWDPRMIQDDLEIGARLLSKGKRVCSSSSSVYVEVPDNLVAFYVQQTRWAMGSIEVLTRRFKEIMSKNLSVRQKIDILLFLLQYIPIALTFVAAAGLVITPLVIGKWYDYLESPLILVWITALSLYGYNFIKQAKDLGLKTVEAFRALGKISSYTVAISPFILIGLLSGLRRTRKYVVTPKGVKVTTWIQYPILFFGLAFISSSLIYFLHHSYITSLWLLYYSMGFLFTFFTFKREL, via the coding sequence ATGATTTCGTTTATCGCTGCACTCTTTCAAATTGCCATTTTGCTAGTACCCAGCGCCGTCTTGATGTATCAATATGTTCTTTTCAAACAGGGGGTCAGAAGGAAGGATAGCCTCTTTCCTATTTACGACAGCCAACTTCCTACTCTTTCAGTATTAGTCCCTACACGAGGAGAAAAAGTAGAGGTAATACAGGGTTTGCTGAACAACTTGAGCTCAGTACAATGGGATAAGGATAGATTAGAAGTGGTAATTGTTTCAGATGATTCCCCAGAACAGTTCCTTTATATTACTAAAAATCTTCAAATACCTCCTAACTTAAACGTGAAAATTGTAAGAAGAGAGAGGAACGTAGGTTATAAGAGTGGAGCTTTAGCTCACGCGTTCTCTATTTCCAAGGGGGAACTGGTGATAACCCTTGACGTTGACGCTAGGCTAGACAAGGATTCTTTGGTAAAAGCCTACAATCATATGAGGGCGTTCGGCTGCGACGCAGTTACAATGAATTGGGTAGGATACACTAACAATAAACATTCGACACTAGCCAAGGGCCTAGCCATATCAACGTCGATAGCGGATAAGTCGTTACTTAGGGGTAGAGACGCTATTGGACTAAAAATATTTCCAGTAGGTTGTGGAACTATGTTCTCCAGAAGGGCAATCGAGGAGGTAGGTCCCTGGGATCCAAGAATGATTCAGGACGATTTAGAAATTGGGGCTAGACTTTTGAGCAAAGGTAAGAGGGTTTGCTCTTCCTCGTCGTCTGTTTACGTAGAAGTGCCGGATAACCTGGTAGCGTTCTACGTCCAACAGACTAGATGGGCTATGGGAAGTATAGAGGTTCTTACAAGGCGTTTTAAAGAAATAATGAGCAAAAATCTTTCCGTAAGGCAGAAAATTGATATCCTTCTTTTCCTTTTACAGTATATACCTATAGCCTTAACATTCGTGGCCGCGGCAGGATTAGTCATCACTCCTTTGGTCATAGGAAAATGGTATGACTACTTGGAATCTCCCTTAATATTGGTCTGGATCACAGCCCTTAGCCTGTATGGTTACAATTTCATCAAACAAGCAAAGGATTTGGGATTAAAAACAGTGGAAGCTTTCAGGGCTCTCGGTAAGATATCCTCCTATACCGTTGCCATATCTCCATTTATCCTTATTGGCCTATTGTCAGGGTTAAGAAGAACTAGGAAATACGTGGTTACTCCAAAGGGGGTTAAGGTTACCACCTGGATACAATATCCTATTCTATTCTTTGGCTTAGCTTTTATCTCGTCCTCACTAATATACTTCCTACACCACTCCTACATAACATCCCTATGGCTCCTGTACTATTCTATGGGTTTCCTCTTCACGTTCTTCACATTCAAAAGAGAACTTTAG
- the upsF gene encoding membrane pilin protein UpsF, protein MYKRVSRYSKLYHSILKFLDRFGSLAILTKISPYSLFYSRIKSVHEFIGENPLYLENYSRRMWIFLIISGAFAIFLTIRNLYFSSLAIIPVAIYLYPLFVTELRKQEYINELKNEYVPFSILVYLNATLGRGLKEAFDDVANSNFFNKIRKEYEIIQRSGIFKGHSFMEGVQGRFKSLGNHPLAKVYSGTISAQYLGVSLAQRSHELINNILSSIKEEYQNFVNKSSEIVEVTFSIFLLFPLVAISFQILEKNNNYSILIAPLLLTPLMILWVSTSQPNMGIRIHMSKYQAIGILASLPLLIVPINMEEKLAILLLWGLACLIPSYLEIRDQEIILNDIPKVLSEIADYSKLGYGVRTAIQKIDFNSIGIHKQTIRVFDKIRVSIQLGLEIPSNIARLNLLNSFFEILNILDKKGVEGANVIHDLTLVINNIITSRQKLISELRTFTVLALISPVLFWFATTSISSISGVHSEYLNLVNLGYSLAISTIYSRIYKFTLLNPILYMVVIALSLILSIVPPSLIF, encoded by the coding sequence ATGTACAAACGAGTATCTAGGTATAGTAAACTATATCATTCAATTTTAAAATTTTTAGATAGATTTGGTAGTTTAGCTATTTTAACAAAGATTTCTCCTTATTCTTTATTTTACTCTAGAATAAAGAGTGTTCATGAATTCATAGGAGAAAATCCACTCTATTTAGAAAACTACTCTAGAAGAATGTGGATTTTCCTTATAATATCAGGAGCGTTCGCAATTTTTCTAACTATCAGAAACTTGTACTTCTCGTCTCTAGCCATAATACCGGTAGCCATCTATCTTTATCCACTTTTTGTTACTGAGCTCAGAAAACAAGAGTATATTAACGAGTTAAAAAACGAATATGTGCCTTTCTCTATTCTAGTGTACCTTAACGCCACTTTGGGAAGGGGGCTTAAAGAGGCTTTTGATGATGTGGCAAATAGTAATTTTTTCAATAAAATAAGAAAAGAGTACGAGATTATTCAAAGAAGTGGTATCTTCAAAGGACATAGCTTCATGGAAGGCGTTCAAGGGAGATTTAAATCCCTAGGGAACCATCCTTTAGCCAAAGTATATTCAGGCACGATTTCTGCACAGTACCTTGGGGTTTCCCTAGCTCAGAGATCACATGAGTTAATTAACAATATACTGTCCTCTATAAAAGAGGAATATCAAAACTTTGTTAATAAGTCTTCTGAAATAGTAGAGGTGACCTTTTCAATTTTCCTCTTGTTCCCTTTGGTAGCCATAAGCTTCCAGATTTTAGAGAAGAATAATAACTACTCCATTCTTATTGCCCCTTTGCTACTAACTCCACTCATGATTCTCTGGGTGTCAACATCTCAACCTAATATGGGAATTCGGATACATATGAGCAAGTACCAAGCAATAGGAATTTTAGCGTCGTTACCTTTGCTGATTGTCCCAATAAACATGGAAGAGAAGCTAGCCATACTACTTTTATGGGGCCTAGCTTGTCTCATCCCGTCCTATTTAGAAATTAGAGATCAGGAGATCATATTGAACGATATACCTAAGGTCTTATCCGAGATCGCTGATTATAGTAAGTTAGGTTACGGGGTAAGGACTGCCATTCAGAAAATTGACTTTAATAGCATAGGAATACATAAACAAACTATTAGAGTATTCGACAAGATCAGAGTTTCTATACAGCTCGGACTAGAAATTCCTTCAAATATCGCTAGATTAAATCTGCTAAATTCATTTTTCGAAATTTTGAACATACTGGATAAGAAAGGTGTTGAGGGAGCTAATGTAATTCATGACCTTACGCTTGTAATAAATAATATTATAACAAGCAGACAAAAACTGATCAGTGAACTAAGAACGTTTACTGTTTTAGCTCTAATTTCACCTGTACTATTCTGGTTTGCAACAACGTCTATATCTTCAATTTCAGGGGTTCATAGTGAATATCTTAACCTTGTGAATTTAGGATATAGTTTAGCTATTTCCACTATTTATTCAAGGATATATAAATTCACATTATTAAACCCTATTCTATATATGGTTGTGATAGCCTTATCATTAATACTTTCAATAGTCCCCCCTTCCTTGATATTTTGA
- a CDS encoding ParB N-terminal domain-containing protein, with protein sequence MNNTLIAVKETRSVIPILIDEKSLLVIDGHHRREAMMQLGFKRIPVYAVDYQDSSITVDVWYRKVELNPVSRLFLNSLKSEGKICFSISEFKICSESVYSAYWKLQWLEQKLKLFGSAMERNPSEGFSPPHLDKDVILDIAKKGLRLPPKTSRHTYDFIIPKERVKLQ encoded by the coding sequence ATGAACAATACGCTTATAGCAGTAAAGGAGACCAGATCAGTCATCCCGATATTGATAGATGAGAAGTCCTTATTGGTTATAGATGGACATCATCGAAGGGAAGCTATGATGCAGCTAGGGTTCAAGAGGATACCTGTTTATGCTGTTGACTATCAAGACAGTAGCATTACAGTGGATGTGTGGTATAGAAAAGTTGAGCTTAACCCTGTTTCACGTTTATTCCTAAACTCATTGAAAAGTGAAGGAAAGATATGTTTCTCGATTTCGGAATTCAAGATATGCTCTGAAAGTGTGTACTCAGCGTACTGGAAATTACAATGGCTTGAACAAAAATTGAAGCTCTTTGGGTCGGCAATGGAAAGAAATCCGAGCGAGGGATTTTCGCCACCTCATCTAGATAAGGATGTAATACTTGATATCGCAAAGAAGGGGCTAAGGCTGCCGCCCAAAACGAGCAGACATACGTATGATTTTATTATCCCTAAGGAAAGAGTAAAACTACAATGA
- a CDS encoding ATP-dependent helicase encodes MTEAKQFSDNEIYELLRPYVADWFKEKYGSFTPPQRASIPAIKDGHNVLISSPTGSGKTMAAFIGILDTLLHYAETGNLEDKVYAIYISPLRALNNDMYKNLFLPLEEIRARVKLPKEVRVGIRTSDTTSYEKQKMLKTPPHILITTPESFAISIVSPKFSQNLKEVEWLVVDEIHELAGSKRGAFLSGFLELYDSFLSKKSPVRIGLSATISPLDEVAKFLVGEKRDCKIIDARFMKSVDLKVISPVRDLIHSTEDEVSNGIYRTLVEEIKKHRTTLIFTNTRSAAERVSYKLRKIVEQEKLFDADLVGAHHSSLSRDVRLEIENKLKNGELKVVVSSTSLELGIDIGYIDVVILLSSPKSVSRMLQRIGRAGHHIRQISKGRVIVVDRDDLLECSMLTKLAKDRKIDNVHIPKSPLDVLTQLILASALMGEPQPDLLYETVRRSYSFSNLRREDFDSVLNYLLGKYGLDSRNVYPKLREGEKGLKPKKGSRMIFYMNSGTIPDEPLIPVFTESNQYVGNLEEEFVEILSPGDIFILGGKTFEYLTSRGNRILVRPAEGQRPTVPSWFSEMLPLSIESARRISEFRGVIAEMIRRGNKAEEIVDFIKEYFDISKTAARSLFEYIREQYYFTDGLVPSDREILVEIYDDEEGRRNFIFHALFGRRALDALSRVIAWKLGKDLNMDVRTSISDNGFILTVENAVNYDVTRAVKDIDPDEVYSLLSDIILHTEMVKRRFRHTAERSFMLLKRYKGRETNVDRRQLNSEVLMNVIREIPGFPILKETVREILEDYMDIFSATEILRDIRTDKIKLTVIGPTKVPSPFAHQLLAREYSDIVLASDKREFLMKMHEKVLQFLKEKGINLDLSYTRVNE; translated from the coding sequence ATTACAGAGGCCAAACAATTTTCAGACAACGAGATCTACGAGCTCTTAAGACCTTACGTAGCAGATTGGTTTAAGGAAAAATATGGTTCGTTCACTCCCCCTCAACGTGCATCAATACCTGCCATAAAGGATGGTCATAATGTCCTTATTTCTAGCCCCACTGGAAGCGGAAAGACTATGGCCGCATTCATAGGTATTTTAGACACTCTTCTCCATTACGCCGAGACCGGAAACCTTGAGGATAAGGTTTACGCCATTTACATCTCTCCTTTGAGGGCGCTAAATAACGATATGTACAAGAATCTGTTTTTACCTTTGGAGGAGATTAGGGCAAGGGTTAAATTACCAAAGGAAGTACGTGTAGGAATAAGAACTAGCGACACAACTTCTTACGAAAAGCAGAAAATGCTGAAAACCCCTCCACATATCCTCATCACAACTCCTGAATCCTTTGCAATTTCGATAGTTTCGCCCAAATTCAGCCAAAACTTGAAGGAGGTGGAATGGCTGGTAGTGGACGAGATCCATGAATTAGCCGGAAGCAAAAGGGGAGCGTTTCTGTCTGGATTCCTAGAGCTGTACGACTCATTCCTTTCAAAGAAAAGTCCTGTTAGAATTGGGCTAAGCGCTACCATATCCCCACTGGACGAAGTGGCTAAGTTTCTAGTGGGCGAGAAGAGAGACTGTAAAATAATCGACGCTCGTTTTATGAAAAGTGTAGATCTCAAGGTTATATCTCCTGTGAGGGATCTAATTCACTCAACCGAGGACGAGGTCAGTAATGGGATTTACAGGACTCTCGTAGAAGAAATAAAGAAGCATAGGACTACCCTCATCTTTACCAACACTAGAAGTGCAGCTGAAAGGGTTTCATACAAGCTCAGAAAAATTGTAGAACAAGAAAAACTATTTGATGCGGATTTGGTGGGGGCCCATCACAGCAGTCTGAGTAGAGATGTCAGACTGGAAATTGAAAATAAACTGAAAAATGGGGAGTTAAAGGTCGTAGTATCGTCAACTAGCCTAGAGCTGGGAATAGACATAGGCTATATTGACGTTGTAATCCTGTTAAGCAGTCCTAAGAGTGTCTCAAGAATGCTTCAACGAATTGGGCGAGCAGGACATCACATACGACAGATAAGCAAAGGGAGGGTCATTGTTGTTGATAGGGACGATCTTCTGGAATGTTCAATGCTTACCAAGTTAGCCAAGGATAGGAAGATAGACAACGTTCACATCCCGAAGTCACCTTTGGACGTTTTAACTCAATTGATTTTAGCTTCGGCACTTATGGGAGAGCCGCAACCAGACCTTCTTTATGAGACCGTTAGAAGATCTTATTCCTTCTCAAACCTAAGGAGAGAGGACTTCGATTCAGTCCTCAATTATTTACTGGGGAAATATGGTCTTGATTCTCGCAATGTCTATCCCAAGTTAAGAGAAGGTGAGAAAGGGCTGAAGCCAAAAAAAGGGAGTCGAATGATATTTTACATGAACAGTGGGACTATACCAGACGAGCCTTTAATCCCTGTATTTACGGAGAGTAATCAATATGTTGGAAACTTAGAGGAGGAGTTCGTGGAGATCCTATCGCCTGGGGATATTTTCATCCTAGGCGGGAAGACCTTCGAATACCTAACATCAAGAGGGAATAGGATCTTAGTTAGGCCAGCTGAGGGTCAAAGGCCTACCGTTCCTAGCTGGTTCTCAGAAATGTTACCGTTATCCATAGAGTCTGCTAGAAGAATATCTGAATTTAGAGGTGTAATAGCTGAGATGATTAGAAGAGGTAATAAAGCTGAGGAAATTGTGGACTTCATAAAGGAATACTTTGATATATCAAAGACAGCAGCTAGATCCCTTTTTGAATACATCAGAGAGCAATACTACTTTACAGACGGGTTAGTTCCAAGTGACAGAGAGATTCTAGTTGAAATATACGATGATGAAGAGGGAAGGAGAAACTTCATTTTCCACGCCCTTTTTGGAAGAAGGGCTCTTGACGCCTTATCCAGAGTAATAGCGTGGAAATTAGGAAAAGATCTGAACATGGACGTAAGAACCTCAATAAGTGACAATGGATTTATCCTCACGGTGGAGAACGCAGTCAATTATGATGTGACAAGGGCCGTAAAAGATATCGACCCAGATGAAGTCTATTCCCTCCTTTCCGACATTATATTACATACTGAAATGGTTAAGCGGCGCTTCAGACATACAGCGGAGAGATCATTTATGCTACTGAAAAGATACAAGGGAAGGGAAACTAACGTCGATAGGAGGCAGTTAAACTCGGAAGTTCTCATGAATGTCATAAGAGAAATTCCAGGATTCCCTATCCTTAAGGAGACAGTTAGGGAAATCCTAGAAGACTACATGGATATCTTTAGTGCAACTGAAATCTTAAGGGATATCAGAACGGACAAGATTAAGCTTACGGTTATAGGACCTACTAAGGTTCCCAGCCCGTTTGCCCATCAACTCCTGGCTAGAGAATACAGCGACATAGTGTTGGCTAGCGATAAAAGGGAGTTCTTAATGAAGATGCACGAAAAAGTCCTTCAGTTTCTTAAGGAGAAGGGGATCAATCTTGATCTCAGTTACACGAGAGTCAACGAATGA